The following are encoded in a window of Clostridium thermarum genomic DNA:
- a CDS encoding spore maturation protein gives MNYIILAIIPIIVGSVTIYGILKGVKVYECFVEGAKDGISICIRIFPYLLAMLVGVGVFRASGVLGYFTALIAPVVKLIGLPSEIVPLIFIKPLSGSGAMGVFTDILKQYGADSAIGIIASIIMGTTETIFYTLTVYYGAVGIKKIRHTLWAAIIADITAIIMAVTLARTLLG, from the coding sequence ATGAATTACATAATACTAGCCATAATACCTATAATTGTTGGATCAGTTACCATATATGGCATTTTAAAGGGTGTAAAGGTATATGAATGCTTTGTGGAAGGGGCCAAAGATGGCATTTCCATATGTATACGAATATTTCCTTATCTCCTGGCTATGCTGGTAGGGGTTGGAGTTTTTCGTGCTTCAGGGGTCTTAGGTTATTTTACAGCTCTTATAGCCCCGGTAGTTAAGCTAATCGGACTACCCAGTGAGATTGTACCCTTGATTTTTATCAAGCCTTTGTCCGGAAGCGGTGCCATGGGAGTATTTACAGACATACTAAAACAGTATGGTGCAGATAGCGCCATTGGAATAATAGCATCCATTATAATGGGGACAACTGAAACCATATTTTATACCCTGACTGTATACTATGGGGCTGTGGGTATAAAGAAAATCAGACATACTCTTTGGGCGGCGATTATAGCAGACATCACAGCAATTATAATGGCAGTGACCTTAGCAAGAACTTTATTAGGTTGA
- a CDS encoding nucleoside recognition domain-containing protein codes for MINYIWFFILACGIIVGLITGKGEAISQSIIKAANSPVELLIGMVGLLCLWCGVMKIAEKSGLTGKLAALMEPVLKKIYKSAGRDKSALGAIVMNLTANMMGLSNAATPFGIKAMEEMQRLNPDKETASDDMALFLVMNAACIQLLPATVISLRAAAGSSNPGMIILPAILATATAALVGVICCKILEKFF; via the coding sequence TTGATAAACTACATATGGTTCTTTATTTTAGCTTGTGGAATAATTGTGGGGCTAATTACAGGCAAGGGGGAAGCAATCTCCCAGTCTATAATCAAGGCGGCAAACTCTCCGGTAGAATTGCTCATAGGTATGGTAGGTCTGCTCTGCCTTTGGTGCGGAGTTATGAAAATTGCCGAAAAAAGCGGACTTACAGGAAAGCTGGCAGCCTTGATGGAGCCTGTTTTAAAGAAAATCTATAAATCTGCTGGAAGAGACAAAAGCGCATTGGGAGCAATAGTAATGAACCTCACCGCAAATATGATGGGCCTATCCAATGCTGCTACTCCTTTTGGAATAAAGGCAATGGAGGAGATGCAGAGGTTGAATCCTGATAAAGAGACTGCCAGCGATGATATGGCCCTTTTCTTGGTAATGAATGCCGCCTGTATTCAGCTGTTGCCTGCAACGGTAATATCCTTGAGAGCTGCAGCCGGCTCATCTAACCCAGGGATGATAATTCTTCCCGCCATTTTGGCCACTGCCACGGCAGCCTTGGTTGGAGTTATCTGCTGTAAGATTCTTGAAAAGTTTTTCTAA
- a CDS encoding ABC transporter ATP-binding protein produces MIELSNLSKSYNGKVKAVDNLNITINDGEIFGFLGPNGAGKTTTIKMITGIIDKDGGSIKINGIDNSERPLEAKKQFAYVPDSPDMFLRLKGIEYLNFMADIYEVPRENRKSKIEMLAERFEMTNALGDQIQSYSHGMRQKIVIMGALIHEPKVWILDEPLTGLDPKSSYILKEMMREQADSGKTVFFSTHVLDVAEKVCDRVAIINKGKILFCGSIGEMREHFKSNESLEKMFLELTENE; encoded by the coding sequence ATGATAGAACTTTCTAATTTAAGTAAAAGCTATAACGGGAAAGTAAAAGCTGTAGATAACTTAAATATTACTATTAATGATGGAGAGATCTTCGGCTTCTTAGGTCCTAATGGCGCAGGAAAAACCACCACTATAAAAATGATCACCGGAATTATAGATAAGGATGGGGGAAGTATCAAAATAAACGGTATAGACAACAGCGAAAGGCCCCTGGAGGCAAAAAAGCAATTTGCCTATGTACCGGATAGCCCTGACATGTTTTTAAGATTAAAGGGCATAGAGTATTTGAACTTTATGGCGGATATCTATGAGGTTCCAAGGGAAAACAGAAAAAGTAAAATTGAGATGCTTGCAGAGAGATTTGAAATGACAAATGCTCTGGGAGATCAGATACAAAGTTATTCCCATGGTATGAGGCAAAAAATAGTGATTATGGGGGCCTTGATACACGAGCCTAAAGTGTGGATACTGGATGAGCCTTTAACGGGTCTTGATCCTAAGTCCTCCTATATTTTAAAGGAAATGATGAGGGAGCAGGCGGATAGCGGAAAAACCGTATTTTTCTCCACCCATGTTTTGGATGTGGCTGAGAAGGTATGTGATAGGGTAGCCATTATTAACAAGGGGAAGATATTGTTCTGCGGCAGCATTGGTGAGATGAGGGAGCATTTTAAGAGTAATGAGTCCCTTGAAAAAATGTTCTTGGAGTTGACTGAAAATGAGTAA